A stretch of Vicia villosa cultivar HV-30 ecotype Madison, WI unplaced genomic scaffold, Vvil1.0 ctg.000314F_1_1, whole genome shotgun sequence DNA encodes these proteins:
- the LOC131626613 gene encoding uncharacterized protein LOC131626613, which translates to MLAGEADNWWLETRQQLETIGDVITWAIFSREFMRKYYPEDVHGKKEIEFLELKQGDLLVTDYAAKFVELAKFYPHYNEATAEFSKCIKLESGLRPEIKKILNEKRGKHQQNCGKPYDAPVGKGKQKTIDGQITSGGDAHTGIVCFMYGKPGHMSKACTTEVKRCFRRGKVGHTVAECKHKEVLCFNYDEEGHIGSQCQKPKLTQAGGKMFALARTQIANEDRLIIGTCFIDNTPIITIIDTGATYCFIVADCVKRLGHVLSSMNGEMVIDTPANGSVNTYLVCLKCHLSMFDRDVALDIICLPLSGLDVILGMNMLESNYVHINCYKKSVRFSTPNEGKETEFLSARQLNELMKDKSQVFALMASLSVENQAAIYELPVVREFPKVFPNEIPDVPPKKEVEFAIDLVPKVSLIRIA; encoded by the exons ATGCTGGCAGGCGAAGCTGATAACTGGTGGCTAGAGACTCGCCAGCAGTTAGAAACTATAGGTGATGTTATCACTTGGGCTATCTTCAGTAGAGAATTTATGAGGAAGTACTACCCTGAAGATGTTCACGGGAAGAAAgagattgaattccttgagctgaaACAGGGGGATTTGTTGGTTACGGATTATGCTGCAAAGTTCGTAGAGCTGGCAAAATTTTATCCTCACTATAATGAGGCAACTGCTGAGTTTTCAAAGTGTATCAAATTAGAGAGTGGTTTGCGTCCAGAAATCAAGAAG ATCCTTAATGAGAAGCGAGGTAAGCACCAACAGAACTGTGGAAAACCGTATGATGCTCCAGTTGGTAAGGGTAAACAGAAGACTATTGATGGTCAGataactagtgggggagatgctcatACTGGTATTGTATGCTTCATGTATGGGAAACCTGGTCATATGAGCAAGGCATGTACTACTGAGGTAAAAAGGTGTTTTCGTCGTGGTAAAGTCGGGCACACAGTGGCTGAATGTAAGCATAAGGAGGTGCTTTGCTTCAACTATGATGAAGAAGGGCATATTGGTAGTCAGTGTCAAAAACCGAAGCTGACACAAGCTGGTGGGAAAATGTTTGCTCTAGCAAGGACTCAAATAGCTAATGAGGACAGACTTATTATAGGTACATGTTTCATTGATAATACTCctataattactattattgacaCTGGTGCTACTTATTGTTTTATTGTTGCTGACTGTGTGAAGAGGTTGGGTCACGTTTTATCCTCTATGAATGGAGAGATGGTTATCGATACTCCAGCTAATGGGTCGGTGAATACTTATCTTGTATGTTTGAAGTGTCATCTATCAATGTTCGACAGAGACGTTGCTTTGGATATAATTTGTTTACCATTGAGTGGTTTGGATGTGATCTTGGGTATGAACATGTTAGAGTCCAACTATGTGCATATTAATTGTTATAAGAAATCGGTGCGGTTTTCTACTCCTAACGAGGGGAAGGAAACTGAATTTTTATCTGCTAGACAGTTGAATGAGTTGATGAAAGATAAATCTCAGGTGTTTGCGTTAATGGCCTCTTTGTCCGTTGAGAATCAGGCTGCTATTTATGAATTACCGGTAGTGCGGGAATTTCCTAAAGTTTTTCCTAATGAAATTCCAGATGTGCCGCCAAAGAAAGAGGTGGAATTTGCTATTGATCTTGTTCCTAAAGTTTCATTGATAAGAATTGCTTAA